GCGTTCTGTACCGCGCGGGTCTTGATATCTTCTTCGTTGACCATTTTGGCGGCTTCCTCATCGGTCAACAGCTTCAAGGCTTCTTTGATCTTGACCTTGCGGTGCTGCTTCTTGCCGCCGCCGAGATTGGCGAACATCGAACGGATCTGCTCCGTCATTTCCTCCATGCCGGGCGGACCCATGATGTCCATGCCGACCTGTGGCGCCACGATGTCGAGCTCGATTTCCTTGTCGTCGAGCTGGCCTTCGCGCAGTCGCTTGCGCAATGTCTGGCGCGTCGCGCTCTCGCGCTCGCTCTCCTCGCTGGTCGGGCTGAAGCCGACGGGCCGTGCCTGCGGCAACAGGATGTCCAGGATGCGGTCCTCCGCCAGGTCCTGTGCCTTCGTGCGGACCTTGTGCATTTCCGATTCGCGTGTCTGCTTGACCGAGATATCGATTAGGTCGCGCACGATGCTATCGACATCGCGTCCAACGTAGCCGACTTCTGTGAACTTCGTGGCCTCGATTTTGATGAACGGCGCGTCGGCGAGCTTGGCCAGGCGTCGCGCGATTTCGGTCTTGCCCACGCCAGTCGGTCCGATCATCAAAATGTTCTTCGGGGTGATTTCCTGGCGCAACGGCTCTGGCACCTGCAGACGGCGCCAGCGGTTGCGCAGCGCGACCGCGACGGCGCGCTTGGCGCGGCCCTGGCCGATAATATGCTTGTCTAGTTCGGAGACGATTTCAGCGGGAGTCATGGTAGTCATGTTCGACATCCTTCAGGTGGCGCCGGGCCTGAATCGGCCCGCAAGCCGCGATGCGTGGGCACAATGGGCCGCGCAAGGTTGCCCGGCACCCGGCTTCATTTATTCGATGGTTTCGATGACGCGGTTGTGATTCGTGTAGATACACATGTCGCCGGCAATCGTGAGCGCCTTTTCGACAATGTCGCGCGCGCTCAACTCAGTGTTCTGCGCGAGCGCGCGGGCCGCAGCCTGCGCGTATGCGCCGCCCGAGCCGATGGCGCAAATGCCGCCTTCCGGATCCAGCACGTCGCCGTTGCCGGTAATCACCAGCGTCGTTTCCGCGTCCGCAGCGATGAGCATCGCTTCCAGGCGGCGCAGCATGCGGTCAGTGCGCCAGTCCTTGGCCAGTTCGACGGCGGCGCGGGTCAGGTTGCCCTGGTGCTTTTCCAGCTTGCCTTCAAAGCGGTCCAGCAGCGAGAATGCGTCCGCGGTGCCGCCGGCGAAACCCACCAGCACCTTGCCACCGTAGATGCGCCGCACTTTCTTGGCGCCGCCCTTCATGACGATGTTGCCCAGCGTCACCTGACCGTCGCCGCCTAATGCAACGCTGTTGCCTCGCCGTACCGAGACGATGGTTGTGCCGTGATATTGCTCCATGTGGAATTCCTTTAAAGCGGGGTCGCGCGCCAGCGGCGCGGGACAGGACTTAAGTCGCGCGTTCCCGCCTATTTTAGGGCGGCTGGCGCAATATCAAGGCGTGCGCACGCGGGGCGGTGCCGATATGACGCAACGCGCGCGCACAATGCTCGCGCAAGAAGCGCGCCACAAATAAAAAAGGCACGCCTATCGCGTGCCTTCCGACAGGAGCCGGCTGGACCGTACCGCGCGCCATGCGGCGCACTACGCTTTAGTCGCCGAACAACTTCTGGCGCAGTTCGCGGCGCTCCTGCGCCTCGAGCGATAGCGTCGCGGTCGGCCGCGCGAGCAGGCGCGGAATGCCGATCGGTTCACCCGTTTCCTCGCACCAGCCATATTCACCGGTTTCGATTCGCGCGAGCGATTGCTGCACCTTCTTCAGCAGCTTGCGTTCGCGGTCGCGTGTGCGAAGCTCAAGCGCGTGCTCTTCTTCGATCGTCGCGCGATCGGCCGGATCGGGCACGATCACGGTTTCCCGGAGATTTTCCGTCGTCTGCCCGGCATTGCGCAGGATTTCCGCCTGCAACTGTTCGAGCCTGTGCTTGAAGAAAGCGAGCTGATCCTCGTTCATGTAATCCTTGTCGCTCATCTTCAGGATTTCGGCTTCGGTCAAAAGTCGTGTC
This region of Mycetohabitans endofungorum genomic DNA includes:
- the hslU gene encoding ATP-dependent protease ATPase subunit HslU; amino-acid sequence: MTTMTPAEIVSELDKHIIGQGRAKRAVAVALRNRWRRLQVPEPLRQEITPKNILMIGPTGVGKTEIARRLAKLADAPFIKIEATKFTEVGYVGRDVDSIVRDLIDISVKQTRESEMHKVRTKAQDLAEDRILDILLPQARPVGFSPTSEESERESATRQTLRKRLREGQLDDKEIELDIVAPQVGMDIMGPPGMEEMTEQIRSMFANLGGGKKQHRKVKIKEALKLLTDEEAAKMVNEEDIKTRAVQNAEQNGIVFLDEIDKIASRQEAGGGEVSRQGVQRDLLPLVEGTTINTKYGMVKTDHILFIASGAFHLAKPSDLIPELQGRFPIRVELDSLSVGDFESILVRTDASLVKQYQALLATEDVHLEFADDGIKRLAEIAFSVNEKTENIGARRLYTVIEKLLEEISFSAGNHSGQSVKIDAAYVDSALNDVSQNEDLSRYVL
- the dksA gene encoding RNA polymerase-binding protein DksA codes for the protein MTTTRLLTEAEILKMSDKDYMNEDQLAFFKHRLEQLQAEILRNAGQTTENLRETVIVPDPADRATIEEEHALELRTRDRERKLLKKVQQSLARIETGEYGWCEETGEPIGIPRLLARPTATLSLEAQERRELRQKLFGD
- the hslV gene encoding ATP-dependent protease subunit HslV, producing the protein MEQYHGTTIVSVRRGNSVALGGDGQVTLGNIVMKGGAKKVRRIYGGKVLVGFAGGTADAFSLLDRFEGKLEKHQGNLTRAAVELAKDWRTDRMLRRLEAMLIAADAETTLVITGNGDVLDPEGGICAIGSGGAYAQAAARALAQNTELSARDIVEKALTIAGDMCIYTNHNRVIETIE